A window from Mangifera indica cultivar Alphonso chromosome 2, CATAS_Mindica_2.1, whole genome shotgun sequence encodes these proteins:
- the LOC123207588 gene encoding extensin-like → MDSFSVFIFCLLVLASVFSNNNGVAGADHRGSYATQWNGLFPPLYGNPPPPPQPPSAPQQPPIHRPLPLPESPSCISPSPPHQWHSPPPQHQSPPTSPPTVRPPSPMRPTRPPWPPQHRHPPPLKPPYASPPPVHKPPIPSPSPPTYHRSPPASPPKHRPPVFPPTCPPTPVHRSPSPPPRPPHYPSPTCPPTHRPPHPPPPAPVHSPPPPTYSPPPAPVQSPPPPTYSPPPAPVQSPPPPTYSPPPAPVQSPPPPTYSPPPAPVQSPPPPTYSPPPAPVQSPPPPTYSPPPTPTYSPPPPVYPPYSPPPCPTPCPPTQSPPHSPPPTPVQSPPPTPPSPSEPTPCPPTPVVYIPPPSPSNCPPSNDYGNPPPPILVRKLIN, encoded by the exons ATGGATTCATTTTCCGTTTTCATTTTCTGCCTTCTTGTTTTGGCTTCTGTTTTCAGTAATAACAATGGTGTTGCTGGAGCTGATCACCGCGGTTCATACGCCACCCAATGGAACGGCCTATTTCCTCCTCTTTATGGAAACCCTCCGCCACCTCCACAGCCACCATCCGCACCCCAACAACCGCCGATACATAGACCTCTTCCTTTGCCTGAATCGCCTTCATGCATATCGCCGTCTCCTCCCCATCAATGGCACTCGCCGCCACCGCAACATCAGTCTCCACCAACTTCACCTCCGACGGTTCGCCCTCCAAGTCCAATGAGACCAACTCGTCCACCATGGCCGCCGCAGCATAGACATCCTCCTCCATTAAAGCCACCTTATGCTTCACCACCACCAGTTCATAAACCTCCAATACCTTCTCCTTCTCCACCTACTTATCATAGAAGTCCTCCCGCTAGTCCACCTAAACACCGGCCTCCTGTTTTTCCTCCAACATGTCCACCTACACCAGTACATCGGTCTCCATCACCACCTCCACGTCCTCCTCACTATCCTTCTCCAACTTGCCCACCAACTCATAGGCCTCCTCATCCTCCACCACCAGCACCAGTTCATAGCCCTCCACCTCCAACCTATTCTCCACCACCAGCGCCAGTTCAAAGCCCTCCACCTCCAACCTATTCTCCACCACCAGCGCCAGTTCAAAGCCCTCCACCTCCAACCTATTCTCCACCACCAGCGCCAGTTCAAAGCCCGCCACCTCCAACCTATTCTCCACCACCAGCGCCAGTTCAAAGCCCGCCACCTCCAACCTATTCTCCACCACCAGCGCCAG TTCAAAGCCCTCCACCTCCAACCTATTCTCCACCACCAACACCGACTTATTCTCCACCCCCACCTGTGTATCCTCCTTATTCCCCTCCTCCCTGTCCTACTCCTTGTCCACCAACGCAAAGCCCTCCACATTCCCCGCCACCAACTCCAGTTCAAAGTCCGCCTCCAACTCCACCATCACCTTCTGAGCCTACTCCATGTCCACCAACACCAGTAGTGTATATTCCTCCACCATCTCCCTCAAACTGCCCTCCAAGCAATGACTATGGAAATCCTCCTCCACCAATTCTAGTGCGCAAActaatcaattaa